Below is a window of Brassica napus cultivar Da-Ae chromosome A5, Da-Ae, whole genome shotgun sequence DNA.
TGGTCCAAGACTTCCTGTTCCTACACAATGGTCCAATGGACCATGACATGTTTAGCTAAGTAAAGTGATCATCTTAGCGAAATTTCCGCGTCCTGTTTATCTTCTAAATATACAAATCACTATCACATAAATTACATAGTTAGCTAAAtatataacctttttttttttttgaacacagctaaatatataaagagaatTTGTACTCTCTACACACCACTTTTCTCCTATTTGCACTCCATACTCTATATCCCTCCAATTTTCTTCCCCCCAACATTACCATTTTCCCCCCATTCAATGATATCCCACCTTTGTTAGTATATTTAGCtaatttactctatatataaattacatGTAAAACATCGATCTCAAACTTTTGTTTGTATATACATAAAAGCACATTAAACAacagaaaaaacaaaagttcaagTTCATGTCCGAAAGACACTACTTTAGACGAGCTAGGTCCTTATTTATAACCAAAAGAATCATATATGATCATGTATGTTTATTCACTTAATTATCAAAGTATTCATAGAATACATAACATAGTTAACAAATTAGTACTTTTCAAACCAAAACCCTAACATCGAGTTGAAAACgattctagagagagatggATGTAGGAAGGTAGAGAACCTGAACTTGACAGTCATGAAACATAAGCCTTAGCAAGGCGGCAGGAGCTGTAGGATCAAGAGCAAACATTGGTGAAATTGAAGATCTCACGATCTCTTCGAGTCTTGGACATGTTTTCTCGTAGTAATTGTAAGATAGACCTTCATAATTGGTCTCATTTTGGTCGCCACTAATGCAGCTGCATAACAAGCTTATGattagaaaacatgatgcaaaagCTGCAGCTATGCTCTTTGGTTTCATCATCGtcttttttgttgtttctttaaCTGGAGTTTGAGTTGATTGAAGAGAAAATGACTTTCGTATTGCACTTGGAAGTGTATGTATATAGGAAGCCGAAGCTATAGCCGTGACATTAATAATCCCAACCGAAAATTAAAGGAATACGACATTAATTTGATGTTAACCGACCGGTTTCGTTCGATTTTTGGTTTAAGTTTGGTTATTAATTTGGAAGTTCATGCTTTCATTTCACGAACCAAAAGAAAAAGCCATATTGAATCCCCATTACGCCGGTTGATCTCAATTTTCGGTTGATTAATTCGAATTTAAGTGAAAAGGAAGCCTGCTTTATACAATTTTGCTGGAGCGATGTgacattaataattaaaatgccAACAGAAGTAAAGACCGGCCAGAGTTGGTATAGATTTAAGCGTGGTTTAGAGCTTCTCGACCGAATCTATTGAAACTTAATATTACGTTGAAGAAAGTATATATAGTTTCAATGATAGAGAAAAACCCAACTGTTTCAttcttttcatctttttatttcagTAATAGTTGATAGAAAAAAGCAGTGAACCCAGTGGACCGGTTTGGTTCAATTAATGTTTATAGGTGGAAACAGTTGATTGAGAAGACAAGACAAAGAATGAGTAGAGCAACATGCATAATGTGACCAGTTAGGTTTAGTTTCACGTAAGCGTTTATCATAATGTgacatgtatacatatatattaactatCTATCTACATGTACATTGATTTTAGTTTATACTGTGTACAGAATCAACATTTAGAAAGCTCTAGCATATACTTActacttttattatatttaaactatcagtgcacaaaaaaaaaaaactatatttaaattatcatataaTTTTGTTAGCATTTTAGTTTATACTACTAATTAACAATCACTTGATTAGATGTTTCAACAATAGACAAGTGCCTGATTAATATCTTGCTTAAGTTAAAAGAGGCATGGAAGagaatatattttcaaaatttttagtgAAATGTTTTCTGAGAAAACAAAATGTAAATGACCTTGAAATAATTGTGTAAGGAAGATGTATTGGATGAATTCAGATAAGCTTTCTAAGTAagctataaaaaaattgaatcgcAATCAATATGTTCAGAAAAAAGAACCGAACACAAAAACGATACACAAAAGTATATGGTTCTGATAAAGACGAGTAAAGAGTAATGTTGGTGAGAGTAATTACTACGAGTTTTCGGTGAAATGAATGTCCCTAGCTGTTTTTCCAAACGTGGAATCTGTGATCCTAAAAactgtttctgtttttttcctttttagatCCACAAAACGttacaactttttttgtagTTTACACTACACAGTTCCACAAGCGTACAAGAGTATCCGTTAAtgttatatttgataatttcattaaaaagaagaTACGTCGAAAATTAAGTCATATTTGATATGCTTCGATATCATTTTCTGTATAAAGTAGATAAGAATTTAACCGTATATATATGGATTCTGCTAAGAAGAACCAAACATGTTTTGATTAAtcgttttattagctagcaatCGACATAATTAAAGGGCCTAATATTGTCAACGAGAAGTAAAATACGTCAATTCTAAGTTATATTAACTAGACTATAGTATAGCCAATTTCACAATTAGCAATATTAACGGCTTAAAGTtgtagctttcttcttcttcttcttctatgttCCCATTCTCATTAAAGTGAGCTTCTGAATTTGTTGTGGACAAAATATATCCCTTATTgaatctattatattaaaacaccTGTTTGACCCATTGATAAAAGTTGGATCCAACAACTATTTTTAACAATACATACCTTTTTAACGTGATAACTACTATACCtttttaattttcgaaactAACCAccacattctcttttttttttcaaaaataactaCCACTCCTTAATAGTAGGGAACCTCTATTATGTAACTTCCGTTATTACAAGTTGTTTTCTATTAATCGGGACCACTTAAAATCTATTTTCTCGACTTTACCACCATTTAAATTCCCTACTAATATATTTCTGGACTTTACCACCATATTTACGATATCTAATAATACATAACCTTAGTTATATTGATTGTTTCCTAATAATATGGAGCATATCTAATTTTTTCTGATTATATCTCCAACAAACAAGAACATTCTAAGAATCAATCAATTATTCTAAActcaattttgaaattttgttatctaACTCCTTAATCCCGTAAAATATGCCCTCATATTTTGTAAcaatttttaaacttaaaaactagatttttttttcttaactattAGCGTTTTCATCGCTATCCTCTCTTTATAAATATCGTTCCCACAGTGTGGTTAAGACAATAGAAGCTCACATAAGGTTTTATCAGGATAAAAGAATTTGAGCCATGGACATTTAATTTACGAAACCCATTATAATTGGGCCATGGACTTTGATTTACATAACCCATTTTTAATTGCTATACAAATTATTATCTGTAATAATGATGTAGTTATAATTATATACGAAATTAAATAATTccaattttatgatttttttaattgatttaatgtatCTATTTAATTACTGTTTTATTACTAAACAAAATTGTAACAAtactttgtaattttttttaaattactgttttaaaataaagtaccatattaataaactaaaagGCTATGTCACAAATTTATAGTTTAACACTATAATAAATTCAATACAATTATCAAAATACTTTACtaatcattttttataaaaaattacgCAAATATGATCacatataaaaacacaaatatgattataaaaaaatacatatatgatacAAGGAAAGACACAAGTACATACTTATGAGACTTGATTTGTTTAATAcaattacaaaaattatctattctattaaatttatatcatacaaaaatatgattatacaaacacacaaacatataaattatattaggcaaaaaaaaattaaaacaaaacatatacccGCCCTCGAGAGAGCGGGTCAATATCTAGTAACCTTCTTAAAACAAATGTATTGGCCCCGCACTCATCGCAGCTATGCCAAACTATTTCTTTTGCCAAATTAATTGCATTAATACGTTGAAAACGACTAATACTTACTACATCTCATGTGAAGTTGTGATCCATATACACTGTACATATGAAAATTATTGACCTCAAGTTTCTTTCCTCCAAACACACATTCTTATGGATTAACATAAATGTTTGCAAGTAAAAAGGGATATTATGGCATCTCCGTCcatactctatttttttctttaaaatagagtaaaagtgaatatgaaGTAAGAAATGCTCCAACCCAACTTTATATATCActtcataatgaaatttactgcataatgaaatttactccataaatggagtaatccatttttttttgttcatcactccattataGAGTAGGAAATGAAGTAGGGTTGGAGCAATTTTACTTCATTTTCACTTTATTCCATTTTAGtggaaaaaatagagttttacattggagatgctcttagtatATTACGTATCTTTCATACTAAAACAATCTCTATCATTTAACTCAATCatcttaacaaaaaaattggtTAATCCCACGGTTTATATACTCTAAAAACAAATCTATTGAATTTGTGTTGCAGAAAAGATCATACATCGAAAACGTATTAAGATTAAAATAAGTTATACAAAAGTTAGATCAAttcacttatcaccaattgatTCATGATTGAGTGCTAAAACACCACAATAAAAAGGCTGGAGTCCCAAAAGATCTAGAttcatttttaatggtaaaatccTTCCGAACAGCTAGTTGCAACCTTATCTTTCAAAGATTCACCAGATAGATAAACAGTGGCAAGTGCATGCTCACATTCTTTGGTGACACacattgaagttttttttgacaacaataaCTACAGTTAAGTAAGACGTATCCACCGATTCGGATAACTAAAACAGAGGTATTGAATTAACATATAGCATAGCAGAAGGAGAATTCATATCACCGTGTGTAAGCTTGTCCGCCATTTTATATTGTGTTCTTAAAATACACTTGATCgagaaattagaaaaaaatttcttacaTCGCCAAAATTCGTTCATTGAACTCCTAGGACCGCGTACATTGAAGTTCTGTCGTATCTTATGGAGAACTAACCACACACCATGTCCATGTTCCGCGTTGTATCCTATGGAGAGAAACGCTTTATTCTATTAAAGAATGATCATTTATTGGTTTTTCATATACTAAAATACATATAAACTATCAGGTAGAGATCTTCGTTTTATATCCATTAATTTTTATACTGAGGAAAATTTATTCACTTTGACGGATATATTCCCTTTGAATGGCATATATTATTGTTGGGTTTTTGCCGTTTTACTTAAGATTTTCATGGGCGATGAGTGATGTACTTCTTGTAGTACCATTCGTTAGATTCATAGTTAGCACCTAATCCTAACCCCTAAGCCCTAACCCGAACCTCCCAGGAATTTGATCAATTGTCCGTAATTAGGTGTCCAGGTGTCCCACCAGAGGCTAAGAGAAGTCCCATTACCAACAATGCCTTTCAGAAAATTTGCAGCAACTATGTGTACACACGTTCATTACTcataatatcaaatatcaaatcatCACGAAGACATCGTTATGCGAAAGAGGACGTATCCTCGATTATAAACGATATGACTATTAATAAGAACGGTAGGGTAAATATTATATGAATGATAAGTAcagaaaataatgaaaatagtcAATAGCAATGTATTGATCAGAGAGGATAATtaggttttaataattttagtggACAAGGCATGTTTGTTTTATACCGTGTGGTGCCATTACAcaacaatcattatttttttgtcaccaAAGATAGAAACATCCCTCAAAGTATTTTTCGCCCATTGATCAGAATAAATGtcttaaactaaaaataaaaataaatgccTAAGAAAAAACCCATCTCTACCTCCAAAATTCCTTACCtcccaaaaacaaaacaaatgcaACGAAACACCCTAAATTTAAAAAgtctattttcttaaatttaaccTCTTCCTTCACCAATATAATATCTTTCTCACAATCTCAtttcataaagaaaaaagagagtaaaacCCCCCAAAAAAAGATGGATTGTAGAACAAGAATGATACTTGTCCTAACCCTGATTTTAATGTCCGTATGGGGTTCAGACGCATCCGCAATGCAAACGACAAAGTTGGACGCACCGCTTTTAACTGAAAAAATCGCAACAAACAGATCGATAATTGTCGATATTGAAGGCAAAGGAGACTACACTTCGGTTCAAAAAGCCATTGATGCTGTCCCTGTTGGTAACTCTAATTGGATTATCGTCCATGTCCGTAAAGGAATCTACAAGTACGTATAGTTTTTTCGAGGTTTAACCTTTAAATTAGATTATTTCATATGCACTGTGCACAATGCATGTTTTATAACATGCATATATGTAACACCAACTTATAGTAATCTTGAAAGATCACTAAATGCAGCATTACTATTGCTATTATGAAATTTGATGTTATTTTACTTGTTTGgggaaaaagagagagagtgcACATTCCGGAGAACAAGCCGTTCATATTTATGAGAGGTAACGGAAGAGGAAAAACGGTCATCGAATCATCGCAAAGCTCGGTCGATAATGTTGCTTCAGCCACTTTCAAAGTCGAAGCTAATCACTTCGTTGCTTTTGGTATCACCATCAGGGTATATATGTCTAACACAATTGTcgatttcgattttttttaaatcacgtTAATGACAATCAGTGATGAATATACAGAATGATGCACCGGTCGGAATGGCGTTCACGTCTGATAACCAATCCGTGGCAGCGTTTGTGGCTGCCGACAAAGTTGCGTTTTATCATTGTGCGTTCTTCAGCTTGCACAACACTTTGTTTGATAACAAAGGTAGACATTATTACCATCAGTGTTACATCCAAGGCTCTATCGACTTCATCTTCGGTCGTGCAACTTCCATTTTCAACGTATATTTTTCCCCATTTACACAATCTCTCAAACATTTAGACTATACTAATAACACTGATTGTAATGATTGTTATAGAACTGTGAGATATTTGTGATATCGGACAAGAGGGTGAAACCCTACGGGTCAATCACAGCACACCACAGGGAAAACGCAGAGGAAAATACTGGTTATGTTTTCATAAGAGGCAAAGTGTACGGAATCGATGAAGTTTACTTGGGAAGGGCCAAAGGACCGTACTCTCGGGTCATCTTTGCCAAGACTTACTTTTCCAAGACCGTTGTCCCTGACGGTTGGACCAACTGGAGCTACGACGGCTCAACCAAGTTAGtctctgatttttatttatttttcacctGTGTGGCAAAAGTAGTTTCTATATTGTTCATGTTTTATACTAACCACTCTTGACACTTTGATCAGGGACTTATACCACGCAGAGTATAAGTGTCATGGACCAGGTGCTGATAGGCAACGTAGATCAAGTTGGGCCAAAGAACTTACCAAACAAGAAGTTGAGTCTTTCTTGTCCATTGATTTCATTGATGGAACGGCATGGCTTCCTGTTTGGCTTCAGCAAAAGTCTTAGAGCTCCTTATGCTGTGCGTGTTTCGCGTTTGACTTTGGCGTTATGCGTTTTGGTGTGGTTTGGAAAAAAGCACAATGAAGAAAGAAGAACCCCACCTTTTCTTACTACTACTATACGAAATAGATATCTCTTTTTGTTCTGATACAATGTTTATAGAGTGATTGGAAAAACTCTTATGTGTTTCAACACATTATGTAAGAGTTTCCATTTTTTAACAATATATGTAACCTAAGTTATAAATTATATCTTTCAATTTCAAAATAGTCTTCCGAGTGATTAATTAACAAACCAACGAAAATGATTTGTAAATATTCGAAAaaggttttacattttttagatATGATTATTCTTgcaaaataaatcacaaaagATAAATGATATACTTTCTTCTCGTATGACTTGGTACATAAGTAACTAGCCCAAGCTTAGTTCAAAGCCAAGAATAGATTTTGTATGAATATTTTAAGTACCAAGAAATTTAAAATCCACCACcggcaccaccaccacctccgaATCCTCCTCCAGCTCCTCCACCGGCACCGCCACCAAACCCTCCGCCTGATCCTCCACCAAATCCCCCGCCTGCACCACCACCGTGACCCCCGCCTGCACCACCACCGAATCCTCCGCCAGCTCCTCCACCGGCACCACCACCGAATCCTCCACCCGATCCTCCACCAAATCCCCCGCCTGCACCACCACCGTGACCCCCGCCTGCACCACCACCGAATCCTCCGCCAGCTCCTCCACCAGCCCCTCCTCCGAATCCTCCGCCTGCACCACCACCAAATCCTCCTCCGGCCCCTCCACCTGCACCACCGCCAATACCTCCACCGTGTCCTCCTCCAACACCACCGCCAATACCTCCACCATGGCCTCCTCCTAGCCCTCCACCAGCACCGCCTCCTGCACCACCTCCTAGACCACCACCGTGTCCTCCTCCAACACCACCGCCAATACCTCCACCATGGCCTCCTCCTAGTCCTCCACCAGCCCCACCTCCTATACCACCACCGTGTCCTCCTCCGGCACCACCACCAATTCCTCCACCATGGCCTCCTCCAAGTCCTCCACCAGCACCACCTCCTGCGCCACCACCAATACCTCCACCGTGGCCTCCACCAATGCCACCTCCTAGACCGCCACCGTGGCCTCCTCCTACACCACCTCCAAAACCTCCACCAGCACCGGCACCTCCACCGCCACCAATGCCTCCTCCAAAACCTTTGCCGCCGCCAAAACCACCACCaagtccaccaccaccacctcctaaCGTCTCCTTCTCAAATCTCCTACACTCTACAACCCCGATCGCCACCACTACAAGCATCAAAGCCAAAAACCCAAAAGATACTTTCCCCATATCTTTGATATGTTGTTCTACTATCTTGCTAATGATCGCTTGATCAGTATACAATTGCTATATCTCACCTGACTAGTTACTAACACTATATAGCACGCagagaaagagatagagagagcaTTTATGAGATatggttgagagagagagagaggccttCTTCAACATCTTCTTCCTACACCGCGTTTTGTTTCTACATGTTCTCATGTCCCAATCATTCATGTTCATTTTTTCTACGATGCAATTAATGAGTGAACCCCAAGTTGCCTCATTTTTATAGTAATCTCCTATTCCTATCATACATAACCTGTCATCTTTTATTTAGTTCCATGTTCTCCTACTTTACGACTTCAGTATTCTATACAGCTTATAGCTAACATGCCGAGAAAATTCAAAACGAAGACTAGTTCCCATTCCCAAATAAAACTATAGAGAGACAGTGGTGGGAAGGTGAGGATGTAATCAATTTTTGAGAAAATCGTACTCTCTTTCACATTTAGAGCTTCTCAACTACTTTGGATTTGGTAGCCACATTAACTACAACCCCCACTATCATTTTCATTATTAACTAGTGGTAttttccggcgctacgcgccgagttcgtatatttttttattatatgaatttACAGTTTATTTTATGGTCTTAGTAAATAgaatatgttcaaaaatatgaaaatgaaaatatgttgaaaGACAATGATATATTTTTCCTATCTGTTTGATAGTGGTTATCGGCTATATAGTATTATTTTGTTGTGAAGTTGCTTAGTTCAAAGTGAAATCGTATAAGTAGTTGTGACTAATTGATTCAATAAAAGTAGAATAAAAAGCCGATAGTcgtaacaaaattaatttagttaaaatttaaacataaaaaaagttGATCTTTCATTTAGAGAATATTCGAATACTATTAAGTACCATGTGGACAATATACAGAGAAAACaacatttgaaatttattttattaagtacCAAATAGTACCTACATGTGAGCAAATAATTTAAAGGGTTATTTAAAGTTTaacaaacttttgaaattttaatttattttaatttaaaatagtattaaattttactatattttttcaaaaattactatttattttattattccatTTAgagattatataattaagatgGTGGAAATGAATAAGAAATTTGAAGAAACCATAAGCTGAGATTAAAAAAAGGCACTTTAGTGAAGCTTAAGAGGATTAGAAGACATCTGTAAACACGTGAATGTAATAAGTAATAATAAGTTTTAATTGTGGTAGAAGTTGCAAACATGGTccatgaaacaaaacaaactatgaatttctttttttataaacaatacTGCAATGAAGCAAAAGGGAAATAGTGAGGTCTCAAGTTCGATAGCCTTAGCAATTACTCGGTGAGTGCCTTCTTTAGTGTGTTTCCTGCAACTTGAACCGGGTCTTCATCATGATAGTCTGCTCACAATTGTATTCTGCAACTGTAGCTGCTCCACCGGATGGGCTCGACAGGTTCGAGGGGTTTACACACTTTCGTTGCTCTGGTCATTACCATTTGACCTTTCTCCATCAGAGCAGCTGCAGGGAAGATATTTGACACCAGGCGTTTTATCTCCAGGAAAATCGTTCCCTCCCTGTCCATTGCCATTAAAACATGTGAGCCATTATGTTAATAAAGAAGAGTGCAAAGTAATAGTTTAATAAGGTTTACATGATTTGCAAATGTTGCTGCACATGGACGTGATGGCGATCAAAGAAAAGATGCATGACACAGTTCGTCAAAAAACACTAAGACACATCGTTGTAGAGCTGTAGTGAAGAGTAGATGAAgattgtaaacaaaaaatatgtaaaaccaACAAACCCTAGGATGTCTACAAAGCAAAGGTTAAACTTTGTATGATAAATCTCGAATTTTTGGGACAATAAAAATACACCAATTTACTTGGCAACCGAGTATTAGTATTTGCTAATGCCATATGATGTCTGTAGTCACCAAATCTAAAAAGTGGAGTTGTTATTTCAAAAAACTTCTTAAGATTGTTAAAGTAAATGAGGACGTTTGAATCTGACAGTTTAAAGTGGGTGTTGCTTCTTGCAACATCAAAGCCACTGATCTTGTAAATGGCTCCCTCTTGTTTGACAGTGTTCCTAGCCTCCTAGAAATTCATCAAACAGATCTCGGCATTATTAAAATAACACCATTCGTTCCACCAAAATCAACAAAAGTATAAATTGAACTATGAGACGTCACTTTCCTTGAAACAGCTGACCTCTAACTTCACATTGGTCAGAGCCAAGGTGGTAAAATGCTGAATTTCTTATAGCCCAAGTATACAAATAACACTCCATATCATATCAATGCTTCTGCTTCATCTCACAAGTCAGTAAAGGACCTCGAAACAGATGGGGCTCCTCTAAGACACTTCATTTCTCCCTTCACATCCCTAAGAATCCAACCAACAACGCTTCGGTCGGGCATCACCTCTCCCAAAACCATCCATATTACAGGTTCATTGACGCTTATGCCTTTGGTTGCAACTGGAGCAGAGTGAATTGGGTTTTCGGAAATCTCTTTGCAAAACTGTTTAGATAAACATGTAAAAGAGAGTAAATTTTAATATGCCCGTGACTGGAGGTGTAAGCTCACATACCTTTCACAAACAAACTGATCACATAAAACGTACCTAAGCTTAACCTGAGAAGAAAACGCTTGAATAGAAGATATAGTCAGACCAACAACAAAGATAAAATTAGGGGTAAATGAAAATACCTTGGAATCTAGCAGCAGCATATGGACGCCCATCAGTTGACCTCAATTTTTACATTCTGAGCTGCCTGTCTTCAGGATAAATGAGGCTGCAAAGTTGTCATTAGGGAAAGTTTGAGGAAAATAAATGTCTATGAGCACTCTCGATGTATAGTGATATGGCTCGGGATTCTGAGGAAAATAAATGTCtatcaaaataactaaaatcGAAAGAATGTATCAGTTTAGTTGTAATCAAACTTCTAA
It encodes the following:
- the LOC106400609 gene encoding glycine-rich cell wall structural protein; the protein is MGKVSFGFLALMLVVVAIGVVECRRFEKETLGGGGGGLGGGFGGGKGFGGGIGGGGGAGAGGGFGGGVGGGHGGGLGGGIGGGHGGGIGGGAGGGAGGGLGGGHGGGIGGGAGGGHGGGIGGGAGGGLGGGHGGGIGGGVGGGHGGGLGGGAGGGAGGGLGGGHGGGIGGGVGGGHGGGIGGGAGGGAGGGFGGGAGGGFGGGAGGGAGGGFGGGAGGGHGGGAGGGFGGGSGGGFGGGAGGGAGGGFGGGAGGGHGGGAGGGFGGGSGGGFGGGAGGGAGGGFGGGGGAGGGF
- the LOC106452084 gene encoding probable pectinesterase 67, with product MDCRTRMILVLTLILMSVWGSDASAMQTTKLDAPLLTEKIATNRSIIVDIEGKGDYTSVQKAIDAVPVGNSNWIIVHVRKGIYKERVHIPENKPFIFMRGNGRGKTVIESSQSSVDNVASATFKVEANHFVAFGITIRNDAPVGMAFTSDNQSVAAFVAADKVAFYHCAFFSLHNTLFDNKGRHYYHQCYIQGSIDFIFGRATSIFNNCEIFVISDKRVKPYGSITAHHRENAEENTGYVFIRGKVYGIDEVYLGRAKGPYSRVIFAKTYFSKTVVPDGWTNWSYDGSTKDLYHAEYKCHGPGADRQRRSSWAKELTKQEVESFLSIDFIDGTAWLPVWLQQKS